The following proteins come from a genomic window of Shewanella halifaxensis HAW-EB4:
- a CDS encoding DUF4097 family beta strand repeat-containing protein — protein sequence MKPLLNSTLMASALLLSHIAIAGEAIEQQQTVEANPVVKVKVQRGSVSFKSWDKNEIAVKGTLDDLSEGFTFSVKGNKVTIEDTLPRQYSGNNTEGSELVITLPHTLKLEAEGVSANYSLDNLSGALEVSSVSGNIKASTLSDKTMLQTVSGDISTRSLTGKSKLHTVSGDIKDTQSSGTLSYQMVSGELTADTKASKVTIESVSGDATIALANVDALSVKTVSGDVELSLNTLLSRAKLGSVSGDIEMSFLGDTDVSFNINGGPGGKINNKLTDDKVTKEKYSPQSYLKFQTGDGRAELSASTISGKIELLK from the coding sequence ATGAAACCATTACTGAACAGCACGCTGATGGCGAGTGCACTTTTATTAAGTCATATCGCAATTGCTGGAGAAGCCATAGAGCAGCAACAAACGGTTGAGGCTAATCCTGTAGTGAAAGTAAAAGTGCAGCGCGGTAGCGTTAGCTTTAAGTCTTGGGATAAGAATGAGATCGCGGTAAAGGGAACACTTGACGATCTCAGTGAAGGTTTCACCTTTTCAGTCAAAGGTAACAAGGTCACCATTGAGGACACCCTGCCCCGTCAATACAGTGGTAATAACACCGAGGGCTCCGAGTTAGTGATCACTCTCCCTCACACACTTAAGCTTGAAGCAGAGGGCGTATCGGCAAACTACAGCCTAGATAACCTCAGCGGCGCGCTAGAGGTCAGCTCAGTCAGCGGCAATATCAAAGCCAGTACCCTTAGCGACAAGACCATGCTGCAGACGGTATCAGGAGACATCTCAACACGCAGCCTTACAGGCAAGAGTAAACTACATACCGTTTCTGGTGATATAAAAGATACCCAGAGCAGTGGCACGCTAAGCTATCAAATGGTAAGCGGTGAACTAACAGCCGATACTAAGGCGAGCAAAGTTACCATAGAGTCAGTATCAGGAGATGCAACTATTGCACTTGCCAATGTTGATGCCTTGTCAGTCAAAACCGTGAGTGGTGATGTGGAGCTGTCACTCAACACCTTGTTAAGCCGAGCCAAATTGGGCAGCGTCAGTGGCGATATCGAGATGAGTTTTCTTGGCGACACCGATGTGAGCTTTAATATCAACGGCGGCCCCGGCGGCAAAATCAATAACAAGTTAACTGACGACAAAGTGACAAAAGAGAAATACTCGCCCCAAAGCTACCTAAAATTCCAAACGGGTGATGGCCGTGCAGAACTGAGTGCTTCTACCATTAGCGGTAAAATAGAGTTACTTAAGTAA
- the rsuA gene encoding 16S rRNA pseudouridine(516) synthase RsuA has product MRLDKFICESTSHSRVSAKKALHRGDVTCNGEVVKNSGFKVTDEHEIRLDGEVLTIIGPRFIMLNKPVDTICSTIDEEYPSVISLLDVIRPEDLHIAGRLDADTTGLVLITTDGQWSHKITSPKKECGKRYLLETAESLSDDLVQQFVDGLQLNNEDGLTKPAELEILAPNQARLTITEGKYHQVKRMLAAVGNKVTKLHRESVGAIELDPNLELGQWRYLTAAEIKSVK; this is encoded by the coding sequence GTGCGTTTAGATAAATTTATTTGTGAGTCGACCTCACACTCTCGTGTTTCTGCTAAAAAAGCCCTACATCGTGGTGATGTGACTTGTAATGGTGAAGTGGTTAAAAACTCGGGCTTTAAAGTGACCGATGAACATGAAATCCGTCTTGACGGTGAAGTGCTAACCATCATTGGCCCGCGCTTTATCATGCTTAATAAACCTGTCGATACCATCTGCTCAACCATAGATGAAGAGTACCCATCGGTGATCAGCTTGCTAGACGTTATCCGCCCTGAAGACTTGCACATTGCTGGCCGTCTTGATGCCGATACTACCGGACTTGTGTTAATCACGACTGACGGTCAGTGGTCGCATAAGATCACTTCGCCAAAGAAAGAGTGTGGTAAGCGCTATTTGCTAGAGACTGCTGAATCGCTATCTGATGATTTAGTGCAGCAGTTTGTTGATGGTCTGCAGCTTAATAATGAAGATGGCCTGACTAAACCGGCTGAACTTGAGATTTTAGCTCCGAACCAAGCGCGTTTGACGATTACCGAAGGTAAATATCATCAGGTTAAGCGTATGCTGGCAGCGGTAGGTAACAAGGTGACTAAGCTACACCGTGAGAGCGTTGGCGCGATTGAACTCGACCCAAATCTGGAGTTGGGTCAATGGCGTTACCTTACTGCTGCTGAGATAAAGTCAGTTAAGTAA
- a CDS encoding sugar O-acetyltransferase: protein MTEYSKMLSGQPYHCLDAELNHFWRRQQVRNRQMNLTGNIDPQLLPHVAKSAFITLPFNISYGINIKLADRVFINANVTLHDNAVITIGSQTMLGPNVQVYTASHPLDADERCRGVETAKAVNIGNKVWIGGGAIILPGVNIGDEAVIGAGSVVTKDVKAKQVVAGNPAKVIKVL from the coding sequence ATTACTGAATATTCAAAAATGCTTTCTGGTCAGCCCTACCACTGCCTCGATGCGGAGCTCAACCATTTCTGGCGACGGCAGCAAGTGCGTAATCGACAAATGAATCTCACAGGTAACATCGATCCACAACTCCTGCCCCATGTTGCCAAAAGCGCCTTTATTACTCTGCCTTTCAATATCAGCTACGGCATCAATATCAAATTGGCCGACAGGGTTTTTATTAACGCTAATGTCACTTTACATGATAATGCTGTCATCACTATCGGCTCACAAACCATGCTTGGGCCAAACGTACAAGTCTACACAGCAAGTCACCCGCTAGATGCCGATGAACGTTGCCGTGGTGTCGAGACGGCTAAAGCGGTAAACATAGGTAATAAAGTCTGGATCGGTGGTGGCGCAATTATATTACCAGGTGTGAATATTGGTGATGAAGCCGTGATTGGCGCCGGCTCCGTAGTAACTAAAGATGTTAAGGCTAAGCAAGTTGTGGCAGGTAACCCAGCCAAAGTGATAAAAGTTTTGTAA
- a CDS encoding M13 family metallopeptidase: protein MKKVLVGGLCASLIVGLSACNSEPTNVKTPDTSKTEAAVAVEKALSSGVDFVNFDKSIRPQDDFYSYVNGTWVKDTTIPSDRTSTGAFYDLREKSRDDVKVIIEEVAATPNLKAGSDEQKVADLYNSFMDVEILNKLGVTPIQSELEKVNAIKSKDDLVTYFARSQINGSGTPMAFYINVDAKDSSRYATHIWQYGLSLPEKDYYLNQDERFVNIRKAYLEHIEKMYTLAGLPNPKASAEAILALETEIAKKHWDVVETRDSTKTYNKYQVKDLPTLAPDINWDGYLAALGADKQADIIINQPSYIQGLNQIIKDTDLATWKTYMQWQLLTHAASSLSEAIDTENFEFFAKTLNGQQEQQPRWKRGVSTVNGLLGEVVGKVYVKRHFKPEAKERMQVLVENLRGAYGDSIESLEWMSADTKVAAKDKLAKFDPKIGYPDRWEDYSKLTIKADDLYGNNLRASELSHEKELEKLGSPIRKWEWHMTPQTVNAYYNPTMNEIVFPAAILQPPFFNMEADDAVNYGGIGAVIGHEMGHGFDDQGAKFDGEGNMRDWWTEQDLTEFSARGKALVDQYNDYAVFDDLNVNGELTLGENIGDLSGVTIAYRAYKKSLNGKEAPVIDGLTGDQRFFIGFTQIWRAKIKEESMRNRVATDPHSPAEFRAVGALSNMPEFYKTYDVKPGDAMYIAPDKRVKIW from the coding sequence ATGAAAAAAGTACTCGTTGGGGGCTTATGTGCTTCCCTTATCGTTGGCCTCAGTGCGTGTAATAGCGAACCGACTAATGTTAAAACACCTGATACCAGTAAAACTGAAGCGGCCGTAGCGGTAGAAAAAGCCCTCTCTTCAGGCGTCGACTTTGTCAACTTCGACAAATCTATTCGCCCACAAGATGACTTCTACTCATATGTGAACGGCACTTGGGTTAAAGACACCACTATCCCAAGCGATCGCACTAGCACTGGTGCATTTTATGATCTTCGTGAAAAGTCACGTGACGATGTTAAAGTCATTATCGAAGAAGTGGCTGCCACTCCGAATCTAAAAGCCGGTAGCGACGAGCAGAAAGTTGCCGACCTATATAACTCATTTATGGATGTCGAGATCCTAAATAAGCTAGGTGTAACACCGATCCAAAGCGAGCTTGAAAAAGTTAACGCGATTAAATCAAAAGATGATCTTGTGACTTACTTTGCTCGCAGCCAAATTAACGGTAGCGGCACACCGATGGCATTTTATATCAACGTCGATGCTAAAGACTCGAGCCGTTATGCCACACATATCTGGCAATATGGTTTAAGCCTGCCAGAAAAAGATTACTACCTAAACCAAGACGAGCGCTTCGTGAATATCCGTAAAGCGTATCTTGAGCATATCGAAAAGATGTACACCTTAGCCGGTCTACCCAATCCAAAAGCTAGCGCTGAAGCCATTTTAGCACTTGAAACAGAGATAGCTAAAAAGCACTGGGACGTAGTTGAAACCCGTGACAGCACTAAGACTTATAACAAGTACCAAGTTAAAGACTTGCCAACATTAGCACCAGATATTAACTGGGACGGTTACTTAGCAGCACTAGGCGCCGACAAGCAAGCCGATATCATTATCAATCAGCCTAGCTATATCCAAGGTCTAAACCAGATCATTAAAGACACCGATCTAGCGACTTGGAAAACTTACATGCAGTGGCAACTGCTGACTCACGCAGCAAGCAGCCTAAGCGAAGCGATCGATACCGAAAACTTCGAGTTTTTTGCTAAGACACTTAACGGTCAGCAAGAGCAGCAGCCACGTTGGAAGCGCGGTGTTTCAACGGTAAACGGTCTACTAGGTGAAGTGGTTGGTAAGGTATACGTTAAACGTCACTTTAAACCTGAAGCGAAAGAACGTATGCAAGTTCTGGTTGAAAACCTTCGTGGCGCTTACGGTGATAGTATCGAGTCGCTAGAGTGGATGAGCGCAGACACTAAAGTAGCAGCCAAAGATAAGCTCGCTAAGTTTGATCCTAAGATTGGTTATCCAGACCGCTGGGAAGATTACAGCAAGTTGACGATTAAAGCCGACGACCTATATGGCAACAACCTACGCGCAAGCGAGCTAAGCCATGAAAAAGAGCTAGAGAAACTCGGTAGCCCAATCCGTAAGTGGGAGTGGCATATGACGCCGCAAACCGTCAATGCTTACTACAACCCAACCATGAACGAAATCGTATTCCCTGCGGCGATTCTTCAGCCACCATTCTTTAATATGGAAGCCGATGACGCTGTCAACTACGGTGGCATTGGTGCGGTTATCGGTCATGAAATGGGCCACGGCTTTGACGACCAAGGCGCTAAGTTTGACGGCGAAGGTAACATGCGCGACTGGTGGACCGAGCAAGACTTAACGGAATTTTCAGCTCGTGGTAAGGCACTAGTTGACCAGTACAATGACTACGCCGTTTTTGACGATCTCAATGTTAATGGTGAACTGACGCTTGGCGAAAATATCGGTGACCTTTCAGGTGTCACTATCGCCTACCGAGCTTACAAAAAGTCGCTTAACGGTAAAGAAGCACCAGTGATTGACGGACTAACGGGCGATCAGCGCTTCTTCATCGGATTCACTCAGATCTGGCGTGCAAAGATCAAAGAAGAGTCCATGCGAAACCGTGTGGCAACCGATCCACACTCTCCAGCAGAGTTCCGTGCAGTGGGTGCGCTATCTAACATGCCTGAGTTCTACAAAACTTATGATGTGAAGCCGGGTGATGCAATGTACATAGCACCAGATAAGCGCGTTAAAATCTGGTAA
- a CDS encoding RelA/SpoT domain-containing protein gives MNRILRTFFIFLLLLSTRSAFAHTVDHEQNNTKDNGSYAAKLAFSNNLDGLTAIPSMQYQVPRQTSADLDTLYSQANDAQQELAKLLKLITAQSQTQSVLADIKSRDRAQAKVQNKLDNDASQLTDIVRASIVSHDIHNLMQAFALLKSDSELIQVKNRFADPKESGYRDLNLLVKLPQSQMIAEVQLHLADIAEIKSGAEHKVYEQVQSIQASAMQQQRDLSEIENARITQLRQESHKLYHKAWLRYKRSDQANVIIAAA, from the coding sequence ATGAACCGGATATTACGGACATTTTTCATATTCTTACTATTACTGTCGACCCGTTCAGCCTTTGCCCATACCGTTGACCATGAGCAAAACAATACCAAGGATAACGGTAGCTACGCCGCTAAGCTGGCTTTTTCTAACAACCTCGATGGACTCACCGCCATTCCGTCTATGCAATATCAAGTGCCTAGACAAACCAGCGCAGATCTCGACACCCTCTATAGCCAAGCCAACGATGCTCAACAAGAGTTAGCTAAGCTGCTTAAACTGATCACCGCACAATCTCAAACACAATCGGTATTGGCCGATATCAAGAGCCGCGATAGAGCCCAAGCCAAAGTGCAAAACAAACTGGATAACGATGCCAGTCAGCTAACGGATATCGTCAGAGCCAGCATTGTCAGCCATGATATTCACAACTTGATGCAGGCATTTGCGCTACTAAAATCAGACAGTGAGTTAATCCAAGTTAAGAACCGTTTTGCCGACCCTAAAGAGTCGGGTTATCGCGACCTCAACTTACTAGTGAAACTGCCTCAGTCACAGATGATTGCCGAAGTGCAGTTACACCTAGCCGATATCGCCGAGATTAAAAGCGGCGCAGAGCATAAGGTCTACGAGCAAGTACAATCTATCCAAGCCTCTGCCATGCAGCAGCAACGTGACTTAAGCGAGATTGAAAACGCGCGGATCACTCAACTTAGACAGGAATCACATAAGCTTTACCACAAAGCATGGCTTAGATATAAACGTAGCGACCAAGCCAATGTCATTATCGCTGCGGCGTAA
- a CDS encoding SMI1/KNR4 family protein: MNDIIEQLQEMSETVPVPLELATFEQIVEVEEEILIPLPMELKEYLLYASDVICGSLEPVTASDPHSHTYLSEVAAYAWSIGLPREFVPICQQGDNFFFISQEGQIQLWQDGEIDEEETWESFWEWAEDVWMRS; encoded by the coding sequence ATGAACGATATCATTGAGCAACTGCAAGAGATGAGTGAAACGGTACCGGTACCGTTAGAGCTAGCGACATTTGAACAAATTGTTGAAGTGGAAGAAGAAATTCTTATTCCACTACCTATGGAGCTGAAAGAATACTTACTCTACGCCAGTGATGTGATTTGTGGCAGCCTAGAGCCTGTTACTGCAAGTGACCCACATTCGCATACTTACCTGTCAGAAGTCGCAGCTTACGCTTGGTCAATTGGCCTGCCGCGTGAATTTGTACCGATTTGTCAGCAAGGCGATAACTTCTTTTTTATCAGTCAAGAAGGTCAAATTCAGCTGTGGCAAGACGGCGAAATCGACGAAGAAGAAACATGGGAATCTTTTTGGGAGTGGGCCGAAGATGTGTGGATGCGTAGCTAA
- a CDS encoding DUF4447 family protein, whose product MSKELGFNAIEMQYLRHSLALTTAQVAEIGKVSEADVIAWEAGEKPAHMPVQKKLIEIDEAIEMQVLNTCDGIEELFKSEPKRTLSFVVYPTQALYAQYNPEFLGTLPLAELYNTSAWRIKKECKLMLEVDVVLVPLDFESYKAYREKDGLKESRENRAKWAKAQL is encoded by the coding sequence ATGTCTAAAGAACTTGGTTTTAACGCCATTGAAATGCAGTACCTTCGTCACTCTTTGGCGTTAACCACAGCTCAAGTTGCCGAAATTGGCAAAGTCAGCGAAGCCGATGTGATTGCTTGGGAAGCTGGCGAAAAACCAGCTCACATGCCAGTACAAAAGAAGCTAATCGAAATCGATGAAGCGATTGAGATGCAAGTGCTCAACACCTGTGATGGTATTGAAGAACTATTCAAGTCTGAGCCAAAGCGTACCTTAAGCTTTGTGGTATACCCAACTCAGGCCTTATATGCCCAGTACAACCCAGAGTTCTTAGGTACGCTGCCATTAGCAGAGCTTTATAACACTTCAGCTTGGCGCATCAAGAAAGAGTGTAAGTTAATGCTAGAAGTCGATGTGGTATTAGTGCCACTGGACTTTGAATCCTATAAAGCTTACCGCGAGAAAGATGGCCTAAAAGAGAGCCGTGAGAATCGCGCGAAATGGGCTAAGGCGCAGTTATAA
- a CDS encoding glutathione S-transferase family protein has protein sequence MIKLYGIPRSRSLRVSWTLEELGLDWQYQYINFANGDGRDPAFLAVNPCGKVPALEDDGFALTESSAIVLYLAEKYGKGKLLPVAGTHESGLHHKWISFITCELEQPLWSMGKHKFALPEEQRLVEMLPVAKWEFDKAAAIAEKWLPDSEFLLGDELSIADILLAHTLLWATRFEQDIPPKLTAYRDRLTTRPAMAKGLAKEEAGAA, from the coding sequence ATGATAAAGTTATATGGGATCCCCCGTAGTCGCTCATTACGAGTATCATGGACCTTAGAAGAACTCGGTTTAGACTGGCAGTATCAATATATTAATTTTGCAAATGGCGATGGACGTGATCCTGCGTTTTTGGCTGTTAATCCTTGCGGTAAAGTCCCTGCTTTAGAAGATGATGGCTTTGCATTAACCGAGTCGTCAGCAATCGTGCTCTATTTGGCTGAGAAATACGGCAAGGGTAAATTATTGCCTGTTGCTGGTACTCATGAGTCAGGGCTGCACCATAAGTGGATTAGCTTTATTACCTGTGAACTTGAACAGCCGTTATGGAGTATGGGTAAGCATAAGTTTGCCTTGCCGGAGGAGCAACGACTGGTCGAGATGTTACCTGTAGCCAAGTGGGAGTTTGATAAGGCCGCAGCGATAGCGGAGAAGTGGTTACCCGATAGCGAGTTTTTACTCGGTGATGAGCTGAGCATTGCCGATATTTTGCTGGCGCACACACTGCTGTGGGCAACGCGATTTGAGCAAGATATTCCGCCAAAACTGACAGCCTATCGCGATAGACTCACAACGCGACCTGCCATGGCTAAAGGCTTAGCGAAAGAAGAGGCGGGCGCCGCTTAA
- a CDS encoding PH domain-containing protein yields the protein MPKSQEASIKHAAFASNLGQYWLTPFAIILTLSIVGIPLLLLYLPIGKLFTRRYIDNMSTELTDRKLIVRKGIFTRTENSVPLDKITDMALIQGPLMRVFKLHKLTIETAGQSGAGALLNLTGIIDAADFRSQVLAQKEKLSQLEAAPTPDENNDARVINLLQEISASLKRIEANNKSI from the coding sequence ATGCCAAAGAGCCAAGAGGCCAGTATCAAACACGCAGCTTTCGCGAGTAATTTAGGCCAATACTGGCTCACACCGTTTGCAATTATATTGACTCTGTCTATCGTTGGCATCCCGCTGTTACTGCTATATCTCCCCATCGGCAAGCTCTTCACTCGCCGCTATATCGACAACATGAGTACCGAGCTGACCGACAGAAAGCTGATTGTGCGCAAAGGCATTTTTACTCGCACCGAAAATAGCGTGCCACTAGACAAGATCACCGACATGGCGTTGATCCAAGGGCCGTTAATGCGAGTGTTTAAACTGCATAAGCTCACCATAGAAACGGCTGGGCAATCGGGGGCTGGTGCGCTACTTAACCTGACTGGTATCATCGATGCTGCAGACTTTAGAAGTCAAGTGTTAGCGCAAAAAGAGAAGCTCAGTCAACTTGAAGCCGCTCCAACACCAGATGAAAATAATGATGCTAGGGTGATAAACCTATTGCAGGAGATCTCTGCTAGCCTCAAACGCATCGAAGCCAACAATAAGTCAATTTAA
- a CDS encoding Nramp family divalent metal transporter, with protein sequence MSNSDTPTLAKPLFNFGSFFGAMGPGLLMAAAAIGASHLVASTRAGAEFGWQLAWVILAVNLLKYPFFAAGARYTSATGENLLQGYLKQGRNYLLVFTALNTIAAIASTAGVAMLTAAMLTQFVPLPIDVLALLVLVSSLVILIFGHYALLDKMTKVIMLALTLTTLVAVALAFNAPAIVNPDFVPQSPWQWASIGFLVAMMGWMPAPIEVSAWNSLWLIEKQKLSPVTKQQALFDFNFGYLMTALLAIVFLALGTLVMYGSGEQFSASGAKFAGQLISLYSQVMGSESRYLIGAVAFLCIFSTTVTVIDGYSRTLNMGWQLLSKRQESERRLIAVMIAMSTLALTIILFLKGALLPLLEFVMILAFMTTVVFAWLNYKLMISTALLPADRYGSAMRVLSWLGLTYLVSFAALFIYWMLTK encoded by the coding sequence ATGAGCAACAGCGATACACCCACCCTAGCAAAACCTCTGTTTAATTTCGGTTCATTCTTCGGTGCCATGGGGCCAGGCTTGTTAATGGCCGCAGCAGCCATTGGCGCCTCGCATTTAGTTGCCTCAACTCGAGCTGGCGCAGAGTTTGGATGGCAACTGGCCTGGGTTATTTTGGCCGTCAATCTGCTTAAATATCCGTTTTTTGCCGCAGGAGCACGATACACCAGCGCCACCGGTGAGAATTTATTGCAGGGTTACTTAAAACAAGGACGAAACTATCTGCTGGTGTTTACCGCGCTCAATACCATTGCAGCCATTGCCAGTACTGCCGGCGTCGCCATGCTCACCGCCGCCATGTTAACTCAGTTTGTGCCTTTACCCATTGATGTTCTAGCACTACTGGTCTTAGTCTCTAGCCTAGTTATTTTAATTTTCGGCCATTATGCACTGCTAGATAAAATGACCAAGGTCATCATGCTGGCATTAACCCTTACCACCTTAGTTGCGGTTGCTCTGGCCTTTAACGCACCCGCAATTGTTAATCCAGACTTTGTGCCTCAATCACCTTGGCAATGGGCATCTATCGGTTTTCTCGTCGCCATGATGGGCTGGATGCCAGCCCCCATTGAGGTCAGCGCTTGGAATTCACTTTGGTTAATCGAAAAGCAGAAGCTGTCACCGGTGACTAAACAACAGGCCCTGTTTGACTTTAACTTTGGCTACTTAATGACGGCACTACTCGCCATTGTATTTCTGGCCCTAGGCACCTTAGTCATGTATGGCAGCGGCGAGCAATTTTCGGCATCAGGTGCCAAGTTTGCTGGCCAGCTAATCAGCTTATATAGCCAAGTGATGGGCAGTGAAAGCCGCTATCTTATCGGCGCAGTGGCCTTTCTATGTATCTTCAGCACCACAGTAACCGTAATCGATGGCTACAGCCGCACCCTCAATATGGGCTGGCAACTGCTCAGCAAACGTCAAGAGAGTGAACGCCGACTCATTGCTGTCATGATCGCGATGAGTACTTTGGCCTTAACTATCATATTGTTTTTAAAAGGGGCTCTACTTCCCCTGCTCGAATTTGTTATGATCCTCGCCTTTATGACGACAGTGGTTTTTGCCTGGCTTAACTATAAGTTGATGATCAGCACAGCGCTGTTGCCAGCAGACAGGTATGGTAGTGCCATGCGAGTGCTTTCATGGCTAGGCTTAACTTACTTAGTGAGTTTTGCTGCACTATTTATCTATTGGATGCTAACAAAATAA
- a CDS encoding serine hydrolase domain-containing protein, translating to MHLITKTLLGSVVLALCLWAANKASANRTVNSDIAKQLPTLIAQNERPFSGIIMLKRDNQPIFTYISGDDIKINSSFVIASLSKQVTAALILKAVDEGLIELKQSVSYYLSKQASQAQLYIPPSVTVSQLLSHTSGLVNIGEAPLYKPGSQFQYSNYGYALLGELLETVYQKPIYQLINQLNEQTKLNGLYAQTGMISSIQAKHPSLILGQVEELSQTSDGNSNSHYTKADLNIDNKLVAFGGMIASVEAYSQFQHALYNGKLISAKSLELMTSPHATRNHRWGVLEYGYGIQISRDEQLVEYSHSGYLPGYVSLAVYYPKSKVSLVIFENTSWDLSDSRRTFGLHDDIRSSIRSKLIALEDRPVAKLYQAGVSAVENALAAKPEPKPEPESSQPKTTE from the coding sequence ATGCACCTAATAACTAAAACGCTTCTAGGCTCAGTGGTTCTAGCACTTTGTCTCTGGGCTGCAAATAAAGCCAGTGCTAACCGAACGGTCAATAGTGATATAGCCAAGCAATTGCCGACGCTTATCGCCCAAAATGAGCGCCCCTTTAGCGGCATCATTATGCTCAAGCGTGATAACCAGCCGATATTTACCTATATCTCTGGTGATGATATTAAGATCAACTCAAGCTTTGTCATTGCATCCCTGTCTAAGCAGGTCACCGCCGCATTGATCCTAAAAGCGGTTGATGAGGGCTTAATTGAGCTAAAACAAAGCGTGAGCTATTACCTATCAAAACAGGCTAGCCAAGCACAACTCTATATTCCCCCTAGCGTCACCGTATCGCAGTTACTGAGCCATACCTCGGGTCTGGTCAATATCGGCGAAGCGCCCCTATATAAACCAGGTAGTCAGTTTCAATATTCTAACTATGGTTATGCACTTTTAGGTGAGTTACTGGAAACGGTTTATCAAAAGCCGATTTATCAACTGATCAACCAGCTCAATGAGCAAACCAAACTCAATGGTCTGTATGCACAAACTGGCATGATCAGCAGCATTCAAGCCAAACACCCAAGTTTGATCCTTGGCCAAGTTGAAGAGTTGAGCCAAACCAGCGATGGCAACAGCAACTCTCATTACACTAAAGCCGATTTAAACATAGATAATAAATTGGTGGCTTTTGGCGGAATGATAGCCTCGGTGGAAGCTTACAGCCAGTTCCAACATGCCCTTTACAATGGCAAGTTGATCAGTGCTAAGAGCCTTGAGCTGATGACCTCTCCTCACGCGACCCGCAACCACAGATGGGGGGTATTGGAATACGGCTACGGCATTCAAATAAGCCGAGATGAGCAGTTAGTCGAATACAGTCACAGTGGCTACCTGCCCGGTTATGTGAGTCTTGCGGTTTATTACCCTAAATCTAAAGTGAGTCTGGTGATCTTTGAAAACACCTCGTGGGATCTTAGCGACAGCAGAAGGACTTTTGGCCTGCATGACGATATTCGCAGCAGCATTCGCAGTAAGCTGATTGCACTCGAAGACAGACCCGTGGCTAAACTCTATCAAGCTGGCGTATCTGCAGTAGAAAATGCCTTAGCAGCTAAACCTGAACCAAAGCCTGAACCAGAAAGTTCACAGCCTAAGACTACAGAGTAA
- a CDS encoding DUF1456 family protein — translation MINNDILRKVRYILDLSNAKMIRIFAKAKHEVTQEEIIDMLKKEHEEGYAPCNDKNMCRFLDGLVIYKRGLKPGAEAPEPLSQLTNNLIFKKLRVAFELREDDIIEALELAEFNMSKSELGALFRKPGHKHYKPCGDQVLRNFLMGLSLKHRPKDAE, via the coding sequence ATGATTAACAATGATATTTTACGTAAAGTTCGCTATATCCTCGACTTAAGCAATGCCAAAATGATCCGCATTTTTGCCAAAGCTAAGCACGAAGTGACTCAAGAAGAGATCATCGACATGCTGAAAAAAGAGCATGAAGAAGGTTATGCACCTTGCAACGACAAAAACATGTGTCGTTTCTTGGACGGTTTAGTGATCTACAAGCGTGGCCTTAAGCCTGGCGCAGAAGCTCCAGAGCCGCTATCTCAACTAACCAACAACCTTATCTTCAAGAAGTTAAGAGTGGCATTTGAGTTACGCGAAGACGATATCATTGAAGCGCTAGAACTTGCAGAGTTCAACATGAGCAAGTCTGAGCTAGGCGCACTATTTAGAAAGCCTGGGCACAAGCACTACAAGCCATGTGGTGACCAAGTGCTGCGTAACTTCTTGATGGGCTTATCACTGAAGCACCGTCCAAAAGACGCTGAGTAA